One window of Acropora palmata chromosome 1, jaAcrPala1.3, whole genome shotgun sequence genomic DNA carries:
- the LOC141876689 gene encoding SHC-transforming protein 1-like, with amino-acid sequence MFGKKKTSDSAGEWTKTGTFLHKPSRGWLHSDNSLQEGGVCYAVKYVGCLQVLKSMRTLQYEMRQQVTREAILRCSEAAGYHLGRRKKAGKNIQKLLADIPSMRDSGMNVNMTVSSAGIKLTSIESGKLVTNHDMQGISFASGGEKDCIDMIGYVAKDEFHGRACFVVDCGGGLAYDVINTIGQAFEIRFKLFLQNPPLATEVPERFSESIFESEEHTYEMEYEQPKDDGQHVKLPTIYQSANSEQPTYMALDPQTTTNHELYNYDNPNKALSGRGYDVPKRINVGYAAPTNQTSRRTTGNGVSGHYDNPEDLRGASANRNGIGKADSLKFAAGACFDNHDTSAFYENPLAVPRVPQRVDSLEQRPTAGGTETPYDNPLAAKNNSGQGDWATFDDDVAPTPPPMSFPRPAPRKPPPVPKPYAASKIQVVEHVPPAPAATQNEGPLEAEVWYHGPMSRAEAELLLEDEGDFLVRESHSKAGQYVLSGVQKGQPRHLLLVDPEGHVRTKDRVFSSVQELIAYHVENKLPIISAGSQVTISHPVHKH; translated from the exons atgtttggcaAGAAGAAGACATCCGATTCCGCTGGCGAGTGGACGAAAACGGGCACCTTTTTGCACAAACCTTCTCGAGGATGGCTTCATTCTGATAATTCTTTGCAGGAGGGTGGCGTTTGCTATGCAGTTAAA TATGTGGGTTGCCTGCAAGTTTTAAAGTCGATGCGAACTCTTCAATACGAGATGAGACAACAAGTCACACG cGAGGCTATTCTAAGATGTTCTGAAGCAGCCGGATATCATTTAGGGAGACGAAAGAAG GCTGGGAAGAACATACAGAAACTTCTAGCAG ataTTCCCTCCATGAGGGACTCTGGCATGAATGTAAACATGACTGTGTCATCAGCTGGCATCAAATTAACTAGCATTGAAAGTGGAAAATTAGTCACCAACCATGATATGCAAGGAATTTCTTTTGCTAGTGGGGGAGAAAAG GACTGCATTGATATGATAGGATATGTAGCAAAAGATGAATTTCATGGAAGAG CTTGTTTTGTTGTCGATTGTGGGGGAGGATTAGCATATGACGTCATTAATACTATTGGACAAGCTTTTGAGATTCGCTTCAAGTTGTTTTTACAGAATCCACCTCTTGCTACGGAAGTTCCTGAAAG GTTTTCAGAATCGATATTTGAAAGTGAAGAACACACCTATGAAATGGAGTATGAACAACCTAAGGATGATGGACAGCATGTGAAG CTGCCCACCATTTATCAGTCCGCAAACTCTGAGCAGCCAACTTACATGGCTCTTGATCCGCAAACCACCACAAATCATGAACTCTATAACTACGACAACCCTAACAAGGCCCTCTCAGGCCGTGGCTATGATGTCCCTAAAAGAATAAATGTGGGCTATGCAGCTCCTACGAACCAAACAAGCAGACGTACTACCGGCAATGGAG TTTCAGGTCATTATGATAATCCTGAAGACCTCCGTGGCGCTTCTGCAAACAGAAACGGCATCGGTAAAGCAGACAGCCTCAAGTTTGCTGCTGGGGCTTGCTTTGATAATCATGATACTTCAGCGTTTTATGAGAATCCATTGGCAGTGCCTCGAGTTCCCCAGAGAGTTGACAGCCTGGAGCAACGGCCAACGGCTGGCGGCACAGAAACACCGTACGATAATCCCCTCGCAGCCAAGAACAATTCAG GTCAAGGGGACTGGGCAACATTTGATGATGACGTTGCCCCTACTCCACCCCCGATGTCCTTTCCGCGACCCGCCCCAAGAAAACCCCCGCCGGTACCTAAACCGTACGCTGCCTCTAAGATTCAAGTCGTTGAACATGTCCCTCCGGCGCCAGCAGCGACACAAAATGAAG GCCCCTTGGAGGCTGAAGTGTGGTACCACGGACCCATGTCTCGCGCCGAAGCTGAGCTGCTACTTGAAGACGAGGGCGACTTTTTGGTGAGAGAAAGCCATTCTAAAGCTGGGCAGTACGTTCTGTCTGGAGTTCAGAAAGGACAGCCGCGTCATTTGCTTTTGGTTGACCCAGAAGGACAT GTTCGAACGAAAGATCGTGTGTTTTCAAGTGTTCAAGAACTGATTGCATACCACGTGGAGAACAAGTTACCCATCATATCAGCTGGCAGCCAGGTCACAATATCACACCCTGTCCATAAACATTGA
- the LOC141876716 gene encoding death-associated protein kinase 2-like, which translates to MTDSLMIRKDNFENFYDILDEIGSGQFAVVKKCSEKSTGTEYAAKIMKKKRRRSSRRGVSTEEIIREASILLKTRHEGVIYLHAVFETTVDYTLVLELVSGGELFEFLSEQEYLSESEALGFTKQVVEAIHYLHDNHIAHLDIKPENIVLKDREEKKIKLIDFGLAKIIPPGEIVRAIMGTPEFVAPEVLNYEPVGTQTDMWAVGVLTYILLSGASPFLADDDNETFINIQNVDYEFDEEYFSEISKQAKDFISKLLLKNPRDRLSARDCLKHSWLQPDEEAVKKRRSTLIKTDTFKAFTARERWKTSMKKVIALNRLGVLGKKEGSNGFESESSDTSDSESEIPHETNDRKKPLENSKLLQDSTYSK; encoded by the exons ATGACTGATTCGCTAATGATCAGAAAAGACAACTTTGAGAACTTCTACGATATCTTAGATGAGATAGGAAG CGGACAGTTTGCGGTTGTCAAAAAATGTTCGGAAAAGAGTACTGGTACAGAATATGCTGCAAAAAtcatgaagaagaagagaagaagGAGCTCGCGTCGTGGCGTTTCGACCGAAGAAATAATCCGCGAGGCAAGCATTTTGCTCAAGACGAGACATGAAGGGGTTATTTACCTCCACGCCGTCTTTGAAACCACTGTCGACTACACATTGGTCTTGGAGCT GGTGAGCGGTGGAGAACTGTTTGAATTCTTGAGTGAACAAGAGTATTTATCAGAAAGTGAAGCGCTTGGATTCACTAAGCAAGTTGTCGAAGCCATTCATTATCTCCATGATAATCATATTGCCCATCTCGACATCAAG CCAGAAAATATCGTATTGAAAGACAGAGAGGAGAAGAAGATAAAGTTAATTGACTTTGGACTGGCAAAGATAATTCCACCAGGAGAGATTGTCCGAGCCATCATGGGAACTCCGGAGTTTGTAG CACCTGAAGTCCTTAATTATGAGCCTGTGGGCACGCAAACAGATATGTG GGCGGTTGGAGTATTGACGTATATCCT GTTAAGTGGAGCATCGCCTTTCCTTGCGGATGACGACAATGAAACATTCATAAACATACAGAATGTTGACTACGAGTTTGACGAAGAATACTTCTCGGAAATCAGCAAGCAAGCCAAAGATTTCATATCTAAACTTCTTCTAAAAAATCCACG GGATAGACTTTCCGCAAGAGATTGTTTGAAACATTCCTGGCTCCAG CCAGACGAAGAGGCAGTGAAAAAGCGACGAAGTACACTTATCAAAACAGACACGTTCAAGGCATTCACTGCGAGGGAGAGATGGAAG ACGTCCATGAAGAAGGTCATAGCTCTTAACAGGCTTGGTGTTCTCGGCAAAAAGGAAGGAAGCAATGGCTTTGAG AGCGAGAGTTCAGATACATCAGATAGTGAGTCAGAAATCCCACATGAAACCAATGATCGGAAGAAGCCATTAGAAAATTCCAAGCTCCTTCAAGACAGCACTTACTCAAAGTAA